Sequence from the Fodinibius salicampi genome:
GGATACGGTGGATGGTAATCCCTATGAACAGCTGATCTTTATAGGGATGGTTGGATTACTGGATCCGCCCCGGAGTGATGTTAAGGAGGCGATGGAAGCCTGCCGGGCTGCAGGGATTCGCGTTGTTATGGTAACGGGCGATCAACCCCATACGGCCGAATATATTGCAAAATCAGTAGGTTTAGTTACGGAAGAAGGGGGCGGGGCGAAAGTGATTCACGGTCGGGATCTGCCTTCCCCGCAGGAGCTTGAATCATCGCAACAGGACACCAATCAAATAATATCAGCCAGTATTTTTGCTCGTATCAGTCCCAAACAGAAACTTGACCTTATTGAATTATATCAAAAGAAAGGGCACGTTGTAGGCATGACTGGTGATGGAGTAAATGATGCACCAGCTCTTAAGAAAGCGGATATCGGCATAGCTATGGGACAGCGCGGCACGCAAGTAGCCAAAGAAGCTTCGGATATGGTATTAACAGATGATGCCTTTTCGACAATTGTTACGGCTATTGAACAGGGACGTGTTATTTTTACGAATATACGGCGGTTTGTATATTATCTACTGTCCTGTAATGTCAGCGAAGTGTTTGTTGTAGGACTGGCTTCCCTCTTGGGAGCACCATTACCGATATTGCCACTGCAAATACTTTTTTTGAACCTTGTAACGGATGTTTTCCCAGCCCTGGCCCTCGGCGTCGGAGAAGGTACGCAGGGAGTGATGCAGCAGTCTCCCCGTAAAGTTGATGAACCGATTTTGAGTCGTAAACACTGGCTTGGCATAGGTGGTTATGGGATGGTAATAACAAGTGTGGTTCTCGGAGCCCTGTTTATCGGTCTGTATTGGTTGGAACTCTCCGAGCGCGGAGCCGTTACCCTCAGCTTCCTGACTCTCGCTCTTGCCCAGCTTTGGCACGTATTCAATATGCGGGATAAGAACAGTGGTATATTTGACAATGCAATTGTGCAGAATAAATGGATATGGAGAGCTATTGTCCTGTGTCTCATGCTGATATTCGGAGCTATTTATGTCGGGCCTGTTGCCGAAGTGATGCAGTTATCACCACCGACCGGAGAAGGATGGTTAGTGGTAGCGGTCATGAGCTTAATACCATTATTGGTTGGTCAGCTTCAAAAAGTCTGGGCTGCCCGGTATGCCGAATGAGTATAACCATGAGTTTGATCCATGGAAATTACGATTTTTATTTGATTCATTGAACACTTTTTAAAAAACTATTAAAACATGAAAGGATCGTTAAACCTAGGTAAGGTAGCCGGAATCAGGGTCAGAGTTCACTGGACTTTTCTGCTGCTGATACTTTGGATTGTTTTTATGGAGGTAAGCAGAGGCAATGATCTGGAAGCTATACTGTGGAGTGTATTATTCATCTGCGTTCTGTTCGGATGTGTTGTATTACACGAACTGGGGCATGCGTTAACGGCTGGCAAATTTAACATAGGTACCCGCCAGATAACACTTCTGCCGATTGGCGGGGTGGCAAGTCTCGAGGCTATGCCCGAAGATCCCCGGGAGGAATTTCTTGTTGCCGTAGCAGGTCCGGTTGTAAATGTGATTATAGCCTTGCTGCTCTATCTTGTTGTACCGATTGAAAACTACCTGAATCAGGATCCTGAGATGCTTGAGCAGACAATGAGTTCCATAAATGGGGCCAATTTTTTGTTTTATTTATTTTCGGCCAATGTGATGTTGGTCTTATTTAATCTCATACCTGCGTTTCCGATGGACGGCGGAAGAGTATTCCGGGCTATGCTCTCTATGAAGTACGACCGGGTAACTGCCACTCAAATGGCGGCCCGGTTGGGGCAGGGGGTGGCGTTCTTTTTCTTTCTGGTCGGACTACTGTACAATCCTATTCTCATATTGATTGCTATTTTTGTCTACTTTGGCGCCCAAGGGGAAAATATAATGGTTCAACAGCTTGCACTGCTGAAGGATTATAAAGTAAAAGACGCAATGATGACAGATATTACAACCGTTCAACCCGATGATACACTCAACGAGGTGGTTGATATTATTTTAACCGGAACGGAGCGTGACTTTTTAGTTATTGATAATGGAGAAGTGAGCGGTATTCTTTATCAGTCTGATCTCATGCAAGCATTTAAAAATAAGAATGCCGAGGCTAAAGTTAGGGATGTTATGGATGATGAGTTTTACCAAGTACAAATCAATGATAATTTGACCGATATTTACCGGAAAGTTCGTTCAGGTAATAAGACCTTCTTTCCCGTTATGAAAGGTGGAAAGCTGGCAGGAGCAATAGACATGAACAATATAAATGAATTTATGATCTTTCGGGCTCCGCTCGATTATTGATATGAATATGAAGAATGTGTCGATGAGGAATATGGTTGGTTTAAAAACTATATTACTTACTATTTCTGAAATTAAATAGCTAAAACGATGAGTACTACAAAAAAGACGATGACTTTTTCTGAGGTTATTAATAGTGATATCCCTGTACTGGTGGATTTTTATGCCGACTGGTGCGGTCCCTGTAAAATGATGTCTCCAATTCTCAAAAAATTAAAAAATGAGATGGGCGACACACTCAACATCATAAAAATAGATACCGAAAAGAATGCCGATGCAGCTATTAAGTATCAGGTGCGAGGAGTACCTACGCTAATTTTGTTTCACAAAGGGAAACTCCTTTGGCGTCAGTCAGGCGTAGTGCAACTGCATCAGCTTAAAAGAATTATCGATCAGCTGCTGCGGGAGATATAATCAGACTGAAGTAATACTGGTTAAAAGCTTACAACCACTGGAGAATATTTGCTTGACAACCAAGACGTCGAAGGAAGCACCAACGGCCTGCCCAACAAGGATTTACTGAAAAATCTGCCACTTTAATTCAGTTAGGATACCATATCTCCATCAGGATTAAGCACATAGATCCCGAGGATATCACATTCAGGTAAACCTTTCTGCCGAGGGGCTTCCCACTAACTATAGGTCTAATGTTTAAATGTTGTAAGCATTCAAGGTAGAAACTCGGATACTCATTATCCTCAGTTTTTCTTCACCATGCATGGTTTTACCATAGCACAAGTTTGGATTTTGCGTCCCTGAACAGTCAGTTCACACCCATAGCTTTTCAACTGGGCACTAATTGTAGGTTATAAAATCTATTGGCTTAATTAAAGGTTTAACTCATGTGTAATATAAGACCTGTAATATGGTCCAGAGGCAAATTTAAAACAAATATATTAGGGGGATATTGAGTGGCAATCTGTATTTACTTTTTAACTATAACAGTTTGAGAATAAAACTCTCAATTCATGGCACTCAGGAATTTTTTATCAGAGTTGAAATGTTGAGAAAAATATTCCTTCTTTGTTTCGATATTCCCGCCTTCCAGGATTCGTACAGATTCAGACAGCAGGTTTTTGGCTGTCTGACTGTCGTTATTAATAATAGCCTGATGGAACGCATCAAGTGGCTTGATTACATTTTTCTCTGATGCGGAAGGCTGACTTACAGATATGGAAGTTCCAATTATAAATAGGAGAACTGCAGTTAATGATATTCGAGTAGCATAATGTAGTTTTAATGATTAATTGAGTTGGGTTAAGGTCAACCGATCAATAAGTATGGTTCCAGTTCCATTTAGCTTTAGCCCCACACTTCCGGCCTCGGGAGCATCCCCATGGCCATGCACCACCATCTCTTTGTTGATATACCCACGGAAGTGAGTGCTGTTACCGACGGTACGTAAAAACAACATTCCCGAAGCAGAATAAGATTCTTCGGCAAATACTTCACGGTTGCCCTCGCTGACCCGTCCCTGGGATATCGTGCCATCAGAAGAGAGCATCACAAAGTCATAGTTCTGGGCATCCTGCACATGGTTGACGAGCGAAACCTCTCCATTGAAATCAGACAAATTCAGATAGTAATCTACCTGCACATTTTGGAATGAGTCCTTGCCCACAAAGAAGCTAGTAGTAGAATTGGCAGATATTTTAAGCAGATAATTACTTCCACTGTTAACAATAGTTGGCTGCAGCTGGGAAGCTGACCCTTCCAGCCAATGGAAGCGGGAAAGTAGCGTGCTTATGCTATTCGGACCAATTTCCCAAGACCAGTTGCCATCGTCACTAGCGGTGAAGGTTGATCTTGTCTCTTGAAGACTATCCGCTTCGGGTGACGATGAGCTTTGTTGCTCGACCAGCTGACCAGTCCCAGCGCCATAGCCAAAGACCAATTCGGCACCGTGGTCTCCTGTTTCATAAAGAAAGAAGACTCCGGGTAGAGCCACGATAAACAGCCCAATTTTGATCATTTTTTGATCGATCTTTTGAAACCAATGGAGTAGAATTCGCAGCACGGCATAGATCCCGAAAAACCAGACCGTCCAGAGCGCCCAGTCGCTATGCTCGTTTAAGACCGTTTGGGCACCGGAGGATAAAAATACACTATCAGCTGCCAGCGACCCCGTATAGTAAGCAGCAATAGCCGAAATGGCTCCAATCCCATATAGAATCGTTGTTTTAAGCTCATCCCACCATTGGTCGGGCAGAAAAAAGTCCAGCAAGTCCATCAATACCGCTACCAAAATAATGGCAATGGGAAAATGAACAAGGATCGGGTGAATGTTGGGTGCCCATTCAGGAATCAATTCCATAATATGAGGTTCTTTTCGTTATAACAATTGGGTGTAAGCAAATGCTAACAATCCTAAGACATTAATGATAATAAATAGGGTAACAGCAATTTTCTTAATCTTGCCACCGCTTTCCATATCCATCATCTTCATCTCGTGACTCTGCAGGTACTTTTTATGCAGCCATACCAATCCGGCGGCAATCCAAACAAATACAAGATTCATCCAGAAAGTATAGTCGATTTTGAACTGAGTGATCTCAGAAACTACGCGCTTGCTTTCCGGCACAATATCCAGAATTGTGAAAAGACCGTTCAGGATTAGTGCTGTAAGTACAATGCTGACAAACATCACACCGGCAATATACAATGCGACCCGCCATCCATAGTATTTGGCGTTAATATGAACCAGTGGTGGCACCATCAAGTCGGAGTAGATAAAGCCCATAATGCCCGCAAATAGCACCCCATTTTGATTGAGTACGGTCGCCAGGGGGATATTACCCATCGATCCAATAAAGGTGGAGGCAGCCACAAAAGGAGCAATAGCAGCATTCTCCAAGGCTACCAACCAGTCGGGAAGGTGTTGGGCATCAGCCAGGAATAGGGTGGTCCAGAACGACTCGGGGACCAGCACGGCCACAAATCCGGCAATAGTGAAGCCAATCAGGATATCCTCCCAGGCCATCTTCCAGTCGTTGACAAATTTGTGGCCAACCAGTTGCCATCCTTCTTTACTTTTGATGCGTTTTTTCCAGTCAAAATCTTCGGTTAGTCCATCGTCATCGCTTTCAACTTTTTCGCGGGCGGCCTCCAGCCAGCTTTCGGGATAGGTCCATTTGATGAGCAGGCTGCTAATGGCAATGAGGACAAGTCCGCCAATAAGTTCTGCAGCTAGAAACTGCCATCCCAGAAAGATGAGTATCAATATACCCAGTTCAATAACAAGATTTGTAGAGGCAAACATAAAGGCCACAGCTGCAATGAAGTGAGCTCCTTTCTTGACCAGCGATCGGGCCGCGGCCAGGGCTGCAAAAGAGCAGGACGAGGAAGCCGCACCAAAGAAGGTAGATAGGGAAATACTTTTCAGATCAGCATCGCCCATGTATTTGGTAAGTTCTTTCTTGGGGACGAAAGCTTGGATCATCCCGCTTACAAAGTAGCCGAGCACAAAGGCCCAACCGGATTTCCAGAAAAAACCCAGTGCCGTTTTTGCTGATTCACCAAAAGATTGAATAAAAGTTTCCATTTATAGTCAATAATCAATTCAAATTATTGATTTTTTATTACTTAGGTAATCTCTAAGTTCGCCATCATCCCCGCATCTTCGTGTTCAAGATTGTGGCAGTGAAACACATACAATCCTTTAGGAGCATCGAACTGTATAATGATTCTAACTCGTTCACCCGGCATAACCAGGGTGGTATCTTTCCATCCGGTTTCGGTTGGGTGCAGGCCTCGGTTTCCGCTGCGGCTTAGTACCTTAAATTGTACCGCGTGAATATGCATGGGGTGAGGGACAGCAGAGTTGTTTACGAATTCCCATATTTCTGAATCTCCCTGGGTTACTTCTTCGTCTACCCGAAGCATTTCAAAAAGGCGTCCATTTATGGTATGGCCGGTCATCATTTCCATGTTTAATTCTATTCTTCGGGTGCGTACAGCGTCATCTTCAGTTGGGAAATTAACCTCAGAAAGTTGTTGGGGTAGATTCATAGAACTTGACGTGCCAGAGGTATTATCTATCCGAAACTCCATCAGTGGAAATTCACTGCCTTGCTCGGGTCCGCCGCCTCCCATCATCTGAGACATATTGCCCATCATGCCACCGTTTGAAGGGACCGAGAATTCCTTGCTGATTAATTCCGCCGAGCTGCCAGAAAATCCGTTGGAAAAATCCACCAATAGATCCGCACGTTCTCCGGGAGCCAGTAAGAGTTCCTTAGTTTCAACGGGCTGAGGTAAAAGTCCACCGTCGGAACCAATCACCGTAAACGATTGCTCGTTTCGGAAAGCAATATTATAGATTCGGGCATTGGAACCATTCAGTAATCGCAACCGGTAGGGGCGTGGCTGCACTTCGTGGTATGGATTAGGGATGCCATTAACCAAAATATGTTCACCCAGATAGCCCGTCATCATGCGCTCCGGCATAGAAGGATCATAGTAAATATTGCCAGCGTCATCTATTTTACGGTCCTGGATGACCAGCGGTAGTTCATAATCCCCGGATGGTAGGTTCAACGCCTGTTCTTCTTCGTCCGTTACGATAAAAAATCCCGCTAAGCCTCGATATACCTGTGGGCCTGTAATTTTGTGGGGATGCGGATGATACCAATAGGTTCCGGCTCGCTGATTGATTGCAAAGTCATAGGAATAGATGCCTTCCGAAATGACGTCTTTGGGATGACCGTCCATGTCAGGAGGTACAATCATGCCATGCCAATGGATAATGCTTTCCTGCCCAATGTCGTTTTGAAATTGAACCTGGAATCGCTCTCCTCTTTTTATGCGAACAGTCGGACCCGGCAGGCTTCCATTAAACTGCAGGGAGTCCAATGTATATTGTTCAGCAATTGTAAGGTCGTCGCGAGAAGCCCGAAGCTGATCACTGTCCAAGGGATCGGGAAATCGTAGGGGATAGCGATAGATATCAGATGTATCTGTACTGAAATTCATACAGGAGGTGATAAAAGAGGGGGGCAAAAAGAAAGCAGCACCGGTTCCAGTATACTTTAAGAAGGTTTTCCTATCCATTTCAGTTATTTTTGCAATTCTTGTTTTCGCCTTTGGAACTCCTCTTTATCAATTTCCCCATTGGTATACCGGCGTTTAAGGATATCCATTGGTGTTTCTTTATGTTGACTCTGATTGGATTGACCAGAGTTTATAACCGCACGGATGGCAAATATGACTAGTACAATAATCAAAAACCACCAGAAAAACATCATCCATCCACCTCCAAAGAAATTAAAATCATGCATAAAAGATCCTTGTGATTGTATTAGTTTAAAGTAAATATACTACTAAAACCACATGCGAACGCCGCCAAGCATGCTAAAGCTGTCCACATGTCCACCCTCCGTGCGAGCCATATCAGCAGTTTTGCCCAGCTTGCGTTCCCAGTTAATGCCGATGTAGGGAGCAAATTCCCGCACAAACTCATAGCGAAGCCGAAAGCCAAGTCCGATATTATTTAATCCGGATCCGACGCCCCATTCAGAAGTCTCCTGTAGGGCAACGCTTGTTTCAAAAATGGGTTGACCGATAAGCCGCTGCGTGAATAGTAGATCGTATTCGGCTTCCAGATCGGCGGAGATATCACCGTCCTCGCTTACATATATTCCACTTTCAAAATGAATAAAGTAGGGCGCCTTGCCTTGAAGACCGACAGTTGCAAAACCTCGGGATTTATTGCCGTGTTCATAGGCCAGATCATAACGGAGGCCGCCCAAAACGTCAAGGTAAGGACTTATGGCTCGGCTGTATACCCCCTGAAATTCCATATGCGCCTGACTTTCGTTTGGTACAGCTTCCCCGTGGGATTTGAACCAGAACTTGCCCAGATCTTTGCCTATATAGCCTTTTATATCCCACATAATAGGATTTGAGCCACCTACGCTGCGGTACTCCAGTTTATCGGCAATCAGGTAGGCGTAGGTTTTATCGCCCATCATCAGGTCGTTGCTAAACTCGGGTGCTTTTTGTGCAAAGGCTGAACTGCCGGCAATTATAGTGATAACAAAAGTGGTGAGAATGATTGTTGATATGCGTTTAGTCAAGGTCATGATCATACAAACTTATATATCAGAAAGAATTCGTTCGTAATTATTTGTTTCAATCCATTTATGAATAGTCCTGTCCATAAATGCTGCCGTCCTCATCGGCTACCTGGACGACGCGGAACATGCCGCGCTCCATATGATAGAGGATGTGGCAGTGGAAGGCCCAGCGTCCTTTGTCGCGTGGCGTGACGAGGGCTGAAATCCGCTGGGCCGGCTGCACGAGCAGAGTATGCTGCCGGGGGTTATACTGCCCGTTTCCATTTTCCAGTTCCATCCACATACCGTGCAGATGGATAGGATGCTCCATCATCGTATCGTTGACCAGCGTCAGTCGGAGCCGCTCATTGTGTCTGAACTCAATAGGACCGTCCACCTCGTGAAACTGCTTCCCATCAAACGACCACATGTAACGCTCCATATTGCCGGTCAGGTGGAGCTCTACTTCCCGCTGTGCATCGCGTGTGTCCTTATTGGGACGTAGGCTTTTCAGGTCATTATACGTCAGCACGTTGCGACCGTCATTTCCGAGGCCGATGCCCGGTTCGTCGAGTCTGTCAAACTGATTCGTGGCAATGGCAGCTGCCCCCAGTCCGTGCTTATCGGGACCGTGTTTTACAGGTGTTTCCTTCATGGCTGGCATTTGCATATCTTTATGGTCCATATTCCCATGATCCATGCCTTCCATATCCATTTCCTTCATATCACCGTTTTTCATGTCCATGCCGCCCATCGACATCATCATGCCCATGTCCCGCATGCTGCGCTTTGGGCGTGGACGAAGTTCCGGAACGGGAGCCGACATGCCTTCGTTCGGGGCCAGCGTTCCGCGAGCAAAACCTCCGCGGTCCAGAGATTCCGCAAAAATAGTATAGGGTTTTTCTTCTTTTGGTTCTACGATGACATCATAAGTCTCGGCAATACCGATTCGAAACTCGTCGATTGGCACCGGCTCCACATTTTGGCCATCGGCTTGAACCATCGTCATTTTCAGTCCGGGAATACGAACGTCAAACGCCGTGGTTCCGGCCGAGGCGTTAATAAATCGCAGGCGCACTTTTTCCCCTTTTTTGAACAAGGCATTCCAGTTGGAGTTAGGACCATGTCCGTTCATCAGATAAGTGTAGGTGGCACTGGTTACGTCTAACAGGTCGGTAGCCTTCATGCGCATCTTTCCAAATGAGTGGTAGTCCTTAACTGTATCTCCAAATCCTTTCTCTTTTATATCTGCAAAAAACTCTCCAATTGTACGCTGCTGATAATTGTAGTAGGCATCCAGTGATATTACATTGTCCAGCACGTTGTGGGGATCTTCAAAGGTCCAGTCAGAAAGTACGATTGGATATTCACGGTCATACTCGACCGGATCTTCTTCGGCCGGATCGATAATCATGGGGCCATAATGGCCAAGCTGTTCTTGAAATCCTGAGTGACTATGGTACCAATAGGTTCCATTTTGCCGCACCGGGTACCGGTATTCAAATGTTTCACCCGGGGCAATGCCGTCAAAACTAACACCGGGTACGCCATCCATCTGGAAGGGCAGGAGAATTCCGTGCCAGTGGATAGAGGTAGGATCGTCCAACTCATTGGTTACTCGGAGCATCACGTCTTCTCCTTCTTGCAAACGGATCAAGGGACCTGGCACTGAACCGTTGATACCTATGGCTTCGCCTCGCTTACCATCAATCTTGTGCGGCATTTTACCGATGGTCAGATCAATGATATTATCGGTGCCTTTAGGAGTTAACACTTCTCGTTTGTCCTTACCGAAGCCAGCTAA
This genomic interval carries:
- a CDS encoding SHOCT domain-containing protein, whose translation is MHDFNFFGGGWMMFFWWFLIIVLVIFAIRAVINSGQSNQSQHKETPMDILKRRYTNGEIDKEEFQRRKQELQK
- the trxA gene encoding thioredoxin, whose amino-acid sequence is MSTTKKTMTFSEVINSDIPVLVDFYADWCGPCKMMSPILKKLKNEMGDTLNIIKIDTEKNADAAIKYQVRGVPTLILFHKGKLLWRQSGVVQLHQLKRIIDQLLREI
- a CDS encoding copper resistance protein B, producing the protein MTLTKRISTIILTTFVITIIAGSSAFAQKAPEFSNDLMMGDKTYAYLIADKLEYRSVGGSNPIMWDIKGYIGKDLGKFWFKSHGEAVPNESQAHMEFQGVYSRAISPYLDVLGGLRYDLAYEHGNKSRGFATVGLQGKAPYFIHFESGIYVSEDGDISADLEAEYDLLFTQRLIGQPIFETSVALQETSEWGVGSGLNNIGLGFRLRYEFVREFAPYIGINWERKLGKTADMARTEGGHVDSFSMLGGVRMWF
- a CDS encoding DUF2231 domain-containing protein, which codes for MELIPEWAPNIHPILVHFPIAIILVAVLMDLLDFFLPDQWWDELKTTILYGIGAISAIAAYYTGSLAADSVFLSSGAQTVLNEHSDWALWTVWFFGIYAVLRILLHWFQKIDQKMIKIGLFIVALPGVFFLYETGDHGAELVFGYGAGTGQLVEQQSSSSPEADSLQETRSTFTASDDGNWSWEIGPNSISTLLSRFHWLEGSASQLQPTIVNSGSNYLLKISANSTTSFFVGKDSFQNVQVDYYLNLSDFNGEVSLVNHVQDAQNYDFVMLSSDGTISQGRVSEGNREVFAEESYSASGMLFLRTVGNSTHFRGYINKEMVVHGHGDAPEAGSVGLKLNGTGTILIDRLTLTQLN
- a CDS encoding site-2 protease family protein, giving the protein MKGSLNLGKVAGIRVRVHWTFLLLILWIVFMEVSRGNDLEAILWSVLFICVLFGCVVLHELGHALTAGKFNIGTRQITLLPIGGVASLEAMPEDPREEFLVAVAGPVVNVIIALLLYLVVPIENYLNQDPEMLEQTMSSINGANFLFYLFSANVMLVLFNLIPAFPMDGGRVFRAMLSMKYDRVTATQMAARLGQGVAFFFFLVGLLYNPILILIAIFVYFGAQGENIMVQQLALLKDYKVKDAMMTDITTVQPDDTLNEVVDIILTGTERDFLVIDNGEVSGILYQSDLMQAFKNKNAEAKVRDVMDDEFYQVQINDNLTDIYRKVRSGNKTFFPVMKGGKLAGAIDMNNINEFMIFRAPLDY
- a CDS encoding copper resistance system multicopper oxidase — its product is MNDDNNNGMNRRTFLRYAGSLIAFASASAVLPGYALAGFGKDKREVLTPKGTDNIIDLTIGKMPHKIDGKRGEAIGINGSVPGPLIRLQEGEDVMLRVTNELDDPTSIHWHGILLPFQMDGVPGVSFDGIAPGETFEYRYPVRQNGTYWYHSHSGFQEQLGHYGPMIIDPAEEDPVEYDREYPIVLSDWTFEDPHNVLDNVISLDAYYNYQQRTIGEFFADIKEKGFGDTVKDYHSFGKMRMKATDLLDVTSATYTYLMNGHGPNSNWNALFKKGEKVRLRFINASAGTTAFDVRIPGLKMTMVQADGQNVEPVPIDEFRIGIAETYDVIVEPKEEKPYTIFAESLDRGGFARGTLAPNEGMSAPVPELRPRPKRSMRDMGMMMSMGGMDMKNGDMKEMDMEGMDHGNMDHKDMQMPAMKETPVKHGPDKHGLGAAAIATNQFDRLDEPGIGLGNDGRNVLTYNDLKSLRPNKDTRDAQREVELHLTGNMERYMWSFDGKQFHEVDGPIEFRHNERLRLTLVNDTMMEHPIHLHGMWMELENGNGQYNPRQHTLLVQPAQRISALVTPRDKGRWAFHCHILYHMERGMFRVVQVADEDGSIYGQDYS
- a CDS encoding multicopper oxidase family protein; the protein is MDRKTFLKYTGTGAAFFLPPSFITSCMNFSTDTSDIYRYPLRFPDPLDSDQLRASRDDLTIAEQYTLDSLQFNGSLPGPTVRIKRGERFQVQFQNDIGQESIIHWHGMIVPPDMDGHPKDVISEGIYSYDFAINQRAGTYWYHPHPHKITGPQVYRGLAGFFIVTDEEEQALNLPSGDYELPLVIQDRKIDDAGNIYYDPSMPERMMTGYLGEHILVNGIPNPYHEVQPRPYRLRLLNGSNARIYNIAFRNEQSFTVIGSDGGLLPQPVETKELLLAPGERADLLVDFSNGFSGSSAELISKEFSVPSNGGMMGNMSQMMGGGGPEQGSEFPLMEFRIDNTSGTSSSMNLPQQLSEVNFPTEDDAVRTRRIELNMEMMTGHTINGRLFEMLRVDEEVTQGDSEIWEFVNNSAVPHPMHIHAVQFKVLSRSGNRGLHPTETGWKDTTLVMPGERVRIIIQFDAPKGLYVFHCHNLEHEDAGMMANLEIT
- a CDS encoding permease, which gives rise to METFIQSFGESAKTALGFFWKSGWAFVLGYFVSGMIQAFVPKKELTKYMGDADLKSISLSTFFGAASSSCSFAALAAARSLVKKGAHFIAAVAFMFASTNLVIELGILILIFLGWQFLAAELIGGLVLIAISSLLIKWTYPESWLEAAREKVESDDDGLTEDFDWKKRIKSKEGWQLVGHKFVNDWKMAWEDILIGFTIAGFVAVLVPESFWTTLFLADAQHLPDWLVALENAAIAPFVAASTFIGSMGNIPLATVLNQNGVLFAGIMGFIYSDLMVPPLVHINAKYYGWRVALYIAGVMFVSIVLTALILNGLFTILDIVPESKRVVSEITQFKIDYTFWMNLVFVWIAAGLVWLHKKYLQSHEMKMMDMESGGKIKKIAVTLFIIINVLGLLAFAYTQLL